One Salmo trutta chromosome 26, fSalTru1.1, whole genome shotgun sequence DNA window includes the following coding sequences:
- the LOC115162817 gene encoding olfactory receptor 1D2-like, whose product MENSTQVKFFYLFGLQETFNNKSVYFILSLITYLLIITVNLTLIITVIQEKGLHEPMYIFLCSLCVNGLYGTTGFYPKLLLDLQSDVHVISYGGCFTQTFVIYTSVMCELSTLTVMSYDRYVAICRPLLYHTIVTSLTVRRLLLFSWCYPLLIGLIVVSLAVRIPLCGSRIDKIFCDIPSILKHACLPITINQNLNKFVIVVHVLQILFIVFSYSQIVRTCVKSAKGRIKFTQTCVQHLITMVIYITVTLFDNLQGWNGIINIKLNMRNAMAVQFLVIPPVFNPVIYGLNLKQIRSAVFRKCNAHKIIDVRH is encoded by the coding sequence ATGGAGAACTCAACCCAAGTCAAGTTCTTTTATCTCTTTGGCTTACAAGAGACATTTAACAACAAATCGGTCTATTTTATCTTGTCTCTTATCACATACCTTCTCATCATCACTGTGAATCTGACTCTGATCATAACAGTCATTCAGGAGAAAGGTCTCCATGAGCCCATGTATATCTTTCTGTGTAGTCTATGTGTCAATGGATTGTATGGAACCACTGGTTTCTACCCCAAGTTGTTACTGGACCTTCAGTCAGATGTTCACGTGATATCTTATGGTGGATGTTTCACTCAAACCTTTGTAATATACACATCTGTCATGTGTGAACTTTCTACTTTAACAGTGATGTCTTACGACAGGTATGTGGCAATATGCAGACCACTACTATATCATACCATTGTGACATCTTTAACTGTTAGAAGGTTACTCTTATTTTCTTGGTGTTATCCTTTATTAATAGGACTCATAGTAGTTAGTTTAGCTGTCAGAATTCCTTTATGTGGATCTCGCATTGACAAGATCTTCTGTGACATTCCGTCTATACTGAAACATGCATGTTTACCCATAACCATTAATCAGAATTTGAACAAATTTGTAATAGTGGTTCATGTTTTGCAGATACTTTTCATTGTATTTTCTTACAGTCAGATTGTAAGGACTTGTGTAAAGTCAGCTAAGGGAAGGATTAAATTCACACAGACATGTGTGCAACATTTAATAACAATGGTTATTTACATCACAGTGACTCTGTTTGACAATCTGCAAGGATGGAATGGTATTATAAATATTAAGCTAAATATGCGTAATGCAATGGCTGTACAATTCCTTGTTATACCACCTGTCTTTAACCCTGTCATATATGGACTTAACCTCAAGCAGATTCGAAGTGCAGTTTTTAGAAAGTGTAATGCACATAAAATCATTGATGTGAGACATTAG